From Primulina tabacum isolate GXHZ01 chromosome 2, ASM2559414v2, whole genome shotgun sequence, one genomic window encodes:
- the LOC142536769 gene encoding uncharacterized protein LOC142536769 — MVASCASRFFRRSLLGNLSYSPVSLSTVRTSIAFSSSFRHVRAMASDSAASSPFKKVQIQRDNVAFDAYVTGKDDAPGIIVLQEWWGVDFEIKNHAQKIAQFDSGYKTLIPDLFRGKVGLDVAEAQHLMDGLDWQGAVKDIEASVNWLKANGSQKIGVTGFCMGGALAVASSVLVPGVEAVVAFYGVPSSELADPVHAKAPVQAHFGELDNFVGFSDVKTGKALEEKLKASGVPHEVHIYPGISHAFMNKSDDGKQRRKSMGLKDEDDAAIELAWTRFRTWMSSFLSL, encoded by the exons ATGGTAGCTTCTTGTGCTTCGAGATTCTTCAGAAGATCGCTCCTTGGGAACTTAAGCTACTCTCCGGTTTCTTTATCTACTGTGAGAACCAGTATCGCTTTCTCCAGTTCCTTTCGTCACGTTCGAGCAATGGCTTCTGACTCTGCCGCCTCTTCACCATTCAAGAAAGTCCAGATTCAGAGAGACAACGTT GCATTTGATGCCTATGTCACTGGAAAAGACGATGCTCCTGGCATTATTGTGCTTCAGGAATGGTGGGGCgttgattttgaaatcaagaATCATGCCCAGAAGATTGCGCAGTTTGATTCGGGCTATAAAACTTTGATCCCAGA TCTGTTTCGAGGAAAGGTTGGTTTGGATGTGGCAGAAGCACAGCATTTAATGGACGGTCTTGATTGGCAAGGAGCTGTGAAGGATATTGAAGCATCAGTTAACTGGCTGAAGGCAAATGGTTCGCAAAAG ATTGGTGTAACAGGATTCTGCATGGGTGGCGCTCTCGCTGTTGCAAGTTCTGTGTTGGTCCCTGGGGTTGAGGCTGTTGTAGCCTTTTATGGAGTACCTTCCTCAGAGCTTGCAGATCCTGTCCATGCTAAGGCGCCAGTGCAAGCTCATTTTGGTGAACTTGACAATTTTGTTGGATTTTCGGATGTAAAG ACTGGAAAAGCATTAGAAGAAAAGCTCAAGGCATCAGGAGTTCCACACGAGGTACACATTTATCCCGGAATTTCACATGCCTTTATGAACAAATCTGATGATGGAAAACAGAGAAGAAAAAGTATGGGATTGAAAGATGAAGATGACGCTGCAATCGAGCTTGCATGGACCCGTTTCCGCACATGGATGAGTAGCTTCTTGTCTCTTTGA
- the LOC142536770 gene encoding putative membrane metalloprotease ARASP2, chloroplastic, translating into MIVNLSSSSTSHALHRFLNSRTPPISDFSVKTKAHLFNPLDSTVLGSSCSRFCSKTPFLCKNLIFRQGRRKKFRTLAVSGLDFGGFQSAQSVLEAAAVLTAIIVVHESGHFWAAHLLGIHVSKFAVGFGPILAKFNSKNVEYSLRAFPLGGFVGFPDNDPDSDIPVDDENLLKNRPMIDRVMVISAGVIANIIFAYVIVFAQVVFVGLPVQESFPGVLVPEVRPLSAASRGGLLPGDVILGVNDIDLSSTSPRLVSEVVDIIRDSPKRKVLFKIERAGENVEINITPDKNSDGTGRIGVQLSPNIKFSKAKPKNLWDVFRYTGSEFWGLTSNVLDGLKQTVLNFSQTASKVSGPIAIIAVGAEVAKSNADGLYQFATILNLNLAVINLLPLPALDGGSLALILIEAARGGRKLPLELEQRIMSSGITLVLVLGIYLLVRDTLNLEFIKDLL; encoded by the coding sequence ATGATCGTAAACTTGTCATCATCCTCAACCTCCCACGCTCTTCACAGATTTCTCAACTCCAGGACGCCGcccatttcagatttttctgtGAAAACTAAAGCCCATCTGTTTAATCCCTTAGATTCTACTGTTTTGGGTTCATCTTGTTCAAGATTTTGCAGCAAAACCCCATTTTTATgcaagaatttaatatttaggCAAGGAAGGAGAAAGAAGTTTAGAACTTTGGCTGTATCTGGCCTGGATTTTGGTGGCTTCCAGAGCGCTCAATCGGTTCTTGAAGCAGCTGCAGTGTTAACTGCTATTATTGTTGTTCACGAAAGTGGTCATTTTTGGGCAGCTCATCTTCTGGGTATTCATGTGAGTAAATTTGCTGTTGGCTTTGGTCCAATTTTAGCtaaatttaattcaaaaaacGTGGAGTATTCCCTTAGAGCGTTTCCTCTTGGTGGCTTTGTCGGGTTTCCTGATAATGATCCTGATAGTGATATTCCTGTGGATGACGAGAATTTACTGAAAAATAGGCCAATGATTGATAGGGTGATGGTTATTTCTGCTGGCGTGATCGCTAATATTATCTTTGCTTATGTTATAGTTTTTGCACAAGTTGTTTTTGTTGGATTGCCTGTTCAAGAATCTTTTCCTGGTGTTCTTGTACCTGAGGTTAGGCCACTTTCAGCTGCTTCACGAGGGGGATTATTGCCTGGTGATGTTATATTAGGTGTTAATGATATCGACCTTTCTAGTACGAGCCCGAGATTAGTTTCAGAGGTTGTTGACATCATTAGAGACAGTCCCAAAAGAAAAGTACTATTCAAGATTGAAAGAGCTGGAGAAAACGTAGAAATCAACATTACGCCAGATAAAAATTCCGATGGTACTGGTAGAATAGGAGTTCAATTATCACCAAACATCAAATTTTCAAAAGCTAAACCGAAGAATTTGTGGGATGTCTTTCGTTATACGGGAAGTGAATTCTGGGGCCTAACGTCAAATGTCTTGGACGGTTTGAAGCAGACAGTCTTAAATTTCTCTCAAACTGCCAGTAAGGTTTCTGGTCCGATAGCCATTATTGCTGTTGGGGCAGAAGTAGCCAAATCGAATGCTGATGGCCTTTACCAATTTGCTACCATCTTGAATCTCAATCTGGCAGTGATAAATCTTCTTCCTCTACCAGCATTAGATGGCGGTTCTTTGGCATTGATCCTCATAGAGGCGGCCCGAGGTGGGAGAAAACTTCCTTTGGAATTAGAGCAACGAATCATGTCGTCTGGCATAACGCTGGTCCTAGTTCTTGGGATTTATCTTCTTGTCCGTGATACATTAAACCTTGAGTTTATTAAAGATTTGTTATGA
- the LOC142536771 gene encoding DNA repair protein RAD16, with translation MKLRSQGAGSSSSKGKAKVTYEESSDEESGGPISLDSDYSGSSDEGEYLLNVPEEIRAGDSFDLNHSLEIAPEISYDELLHNGNKIRKRNSLKNKKEHSCKKQKIVVEDGGMELSGNIDTEAGNFPVKYDVSGALENKNGRKKKSKKKKDRPVLMWEVLEQENDLWIDENLAKDMDLINQNEMATEIVDPSDDLIIPLLRYQKEWLAWALKQEESAVRGGILADEMGMGKTVQAIALVLAKRKILRELRGDEFSSSSDCFSKKLPGIKGTLVICPVVAVMQWVSEIDRFTAEGSTKVLVYHGANRAKNLYQFSEYDFIITTYSIVEAEYRKYVMPPREKCQYCGKLFYNHKLKVHLKYICGPDAVRTTKQSKQQRKFPKIVRLYERGKLVNCSDGEIKSVNFFDNPADIGQNPSSGKSILHSFQWDRIVLDEAHYIKDRRNNTTRAVFALQSSYKWALSGTPLQNRVGELYSLVRFLQIVPYSYYFCKDCDCRCLDYSTSADCPGCAHRNVRHFCWWNKYISSPIQDSGNMGRGRDAMLLLKHKILKSIVLRRTKKGRAADLALPPRIVTLRRDSLDVVEEDYYNALYSESQAQFNIYMEAGTVLNNYAHIFDLLTRLRQAVNHPYLVEYSLSSMGKKGKTIDTCNAEQCNLCQDSAEDPVVTSCGHVFCKSCLIDFAASMELNSCPSCSKPLTVDFTIKKDAKEQNRTTIEGFRPSSILNRIKLDDFQTSTKIDALREEIRFMVERDGSAKGIVFSQFTSFLDLIHYALVKSGVSCVKLDGSMSMGARDAAITKFTEDPGCRIFLMSLKAGGVALNLTVASHVFLMDPWWNPAVERQAQDRIHRIGQYKPIRIVRFVIENTIEERILKLQEKKELVFEGTVGGSSEALAKLTEADLKFLFVT, from the exons ATGAAACTTCGATCTCAGGGCGCAGGCTCTTCCTCGTCTAAAG GGAAAGCAAAGGTTACGTACGAAGAGAGCTCGGACGAGGAAAGCGGTGGGCCGATTTCATTGGATTCTGATTATAGCGGATCAAGCGATGAAG GTGAATATTTGTTGAATGTACCTGAAGAGATTAGAGCGGGAGATAGTTTTGACTTAAATCATTCATTAGAAATTGCACCTGAAATTAGCTATGACGAACTTCTGCATAATGGAAATAAAATTAGAAAGAGGAATTCTTTGAAGAACAAAAAGGAACATAGTTGCAAGAAACAGAAGATTGTAGTAGAAGATGGGGGGATGGAGCTTAGTGGAAATATTGACACAGAAGCAGGCAACTTCCCTGTGAAATATGATGTTTCTGGTGCATTAGAAAACAAAAATGGGAGAAAGAAAAAAAGTAAGAAGAAGAAGGATAGACCTGTATTGATGTGGGAAGTATTGGAACAAGAGAATGATCTATGGATTGATGAAAATTTGGCTAAAGATATGGACTTGATTAATCAGAATGAGATGGCGACAGAGATTGTTGATCCTTCGGATGACTTGATAATACCACTGCTGAGGTATCAGAAAGAGTGGTTAGCTTGGGCCTTGAAGCAAGAAGAGTCAGCTGTCAGGGGAGGCATTCTTGCGGATGAGATGGGGATGGGCAAGACTGTACAGGCAATAGCTCTTGTTCTTGCCAAAAGGAAGATCCTGAGGGAACTTCGTGGGGATGAATTTTCCTCATCTTCAGATTGCTTCTCAAAAAAGTTACCAGGAATAAAAGGCACTTTGGTTATTTGCCCCGTTGTTGCAGTGATGCAATGGGTTAGTGAGATTGACCGGTTCACTGCTGAAGGAAGCACAAAGGTTCTTGTCTATCACGGTGCTAACAGAGCAAAAAATCTTTATCAATTCTCTGAGTATGATTTTATTATAACTACATATTCAATTGTCGAGGCTGAATACAGGAAATATGTCATGCCCCCCAGAGAGAAATGCCAGTACTGTGGAAAATTATTCTATAACCATAAGTTGAAAGTCCACTTGAAATATATATGTGGACCTGACGCTGTTAGGACTACTAAGCAGTCAAAACAGCAGAGAAAATTTCCAAAGATAGTGAGGTTATATGAAAGAGGAAAGCTGGTTAACTGCAGTGATGGGGAAATAAAGAGTGTTAATTTCTTTGATAATCCTGCTGACATTGGACAAAATCCATCGTCTGGAAAATCTATTTTGCACAGTTTCCAGTGGGATCGTATCGTATTGGATGAG GCTCATTATATAAAAGATAGGCGGAACAACACAACCAGAGCAGTTTTTGCTTTACAATCTTCATATAAATGGGCGTTAAGTGGCACTCCACTTCAGAATCGTGTGGGAGAGCTATACTCACTT GTTCGCTTTTTGCAGATAGTTCCTTACTCCTATTATTTCTGCAAGGACTGTGATTGCCGTTGTCTAGACTATAG TACGTCAGCAGATTGTCCAGGTTGTGCTCATAGAAATGTTCGACATTTTTGCTGGTGGAATAAA TATATTTCCTCACCAATACAAGATTCTGGAAATATGGGGCGCGGTAGAGATGCTATGCTTTTGTTAAagcacaaaattttgaaaagcATAGTGTTAAGACGTACTAAAAAGGGCAGGGCAGCTGATCTGGCACTCCCCCCTCGAATA GTTACCTTGAGACGTGACTCTCTGGATGTTGTAGAAGAAGATTATTACAATGCGTTGTACAGTGAGAGTCAGGCACAATTTAATAT ATACATGGAAGCTGGCACTGTGTTGAATAACTATGCTCACATTTTTGATCTTCTAACACGCCTACGACAG GCTGTTAATCATCCTTACCTTGTGGAATATTCTCTGAGTTCAATGGGAAAAAAGGGTAAAACAATTGATACTTGCAATGCTGAACAATGTAATTTGTGCCAGGACTCTGCAGAAGATCCTGTA GTTACATCTTGTGGACATGTCTTCTGCAAGTCTTGTTTGATTGATTTTGCTGCTAGCATGGAACTTAACTCCTGTCCGTCATGTTCGAAGCCTCTTACTGTTGACTTCACCATAAAAAAGGATGCCAAGGAGCAGAATAGAACAACTATTGAAGGATTCAGGCCGTCGAGCATTTTAAATAGAATCAAGCTGGATGACTTTCAGACGAGTACCAAAATAGATGCTTTG AGGGAAGAAATTAGATTTATGGTTGAAAGAGATGGTTCTGCAAAGGGAATTGTCTTCAGCCAGTTCACTTCTTTTTTGGATCTCATTCATTATGCTCTTGTTAAG TCTGGAGTCAGCTGTGTTAAGTTAGATGGGTCAATGTCAATGGGAGCAAGAGACGCCGCTATCACAAAATTTACCGAGGACCCTGGTTGCCGAATTTTTCTAATGAGCTTGAAAGCAGGGGGTGTTGCCCTCAATCTCACTGTGGCATCACAT GTTTTCTTGATGGACCCTTGGTGGAATCCTGCTGTGGAGCGGCAGGCTCAGGACCGAATACATCGAATAGGACAATATAAACCAATCAG AATTGTGAGGTTTGTCATTGAAAACACTATCGAGGAGAGGATATTGAAGCTGCAGGAAAAGAAGGAATTAGTTTTTGAAGG GACTGTGGGCGGATCTTCAGAGGCGTTAGCCAAATTAACAGAAGctgatttgaaatttttatttgtgactTGA
- the LOC142538042 gene encoding transcription factor MYB41-like yields the protein MATSGASCSRKSSSTPTNNRNALKKGPWTVSEDTILVEYVKKHGEGNWNAVQRNSGLMRCGKSCRLRWANHLRPDLKKGAFSAEEERLIVELHATLGNKWARMAAQLPGRTDNEIKNYWNTRFKRRQRAGLPIYPQDHQERHHLNCSSPQVPSLSSLLPLSSTKPMNQTPLLFLDTFQSVPAASVIPPHHYNHANTPYGSNELRPFRDEGGLSLSLAASNSSLSPSSLMAQPFYTDQGFPNSLHVPSILDCKYLEFGISTGMGVLELPLIQSTVPPNQATPELSSSEDADQQYSEMETAFFRDKNSGLLEDLIGESEALKDKFEGKSAWNDIEGAVVGNLHDPSDYSFGNGSVSSENNYEGIDNKAEGNVIIGVDDDLLINLLDNFPMAVPIPDWNEENNGQLVPFNLTHGTSGEIESQTKDSRYNPDAASSGLSEQERNCGHCLWNNMPSIY from the exons ATGGCCACTAGTGGTGCTTCATGCTCAAGGAAGTCTTCTTCAACACCCACAAATAACAGGAACGCGTTGAAGAAAGGCCCGTGGACCGTATCCGAAGATACGATTTTGGTGGAGTACGTTAAGAAGCACGGTGAAGGAAATTGGAATGCAGTTCAAAGGAATTCAGGGTTGATGAGATGTGGAAAAAGCTGTAGGCTTCGATGGGCGAACCATCTGAGGCCTGATCTCAAGAAAGGCGCCTTTTCTGCAGAAGAAGAACGACTTATTGTTGAACTTCATGCTACACTTGGTAATAAATGGGCTCGCATGGCTGCTCAG CTTCCTGGCAGAACGGATAACGAAATAAAGAATTACTGGAACACGAGATTCAAGAGACGACAACGTGCCGGATTACCAATATACCCGCAAGATCATCAAGAACGTCATCATCTCAACTGTTCATCACCCCAAGTACCTTCACTGTCATCCCTTTTACCCTTGTCATCAACCAAACCTATGAACCAAACCCCCTTACTTTTCTTGGACACGTTTCAGTCTGTTCCAGCAGCTTCGGTCATCCCTCCTCATCATTACAACCATGCCAACACTCCCTATGGCAGCAACGAGTTGAGGCCTTTTCGTGACGAAGGTGGTTTGTCCCTTTCATTGGCGGCCTCAAACTCATCGTTGTCACCTTCTTCATTGATGGCACAGCCTTTTTATACCGATCAAGGTTTTCCAAATTCACTCCACGTGCCTTCAATTCTTGATTGCAAATATCTCGAATTCGGCATCAGCACTGGCATGGGGGTTTTAGAGCTTCCTTTAATCCAATCAACGGTGCCGCCTAACCAGGCGACGCCGGAGCTTTCTTCAAGTGAAGATGCTGATCAGCAATATAGTGAAATGGAGACAGCGTTTTTTAGAGATAAAAATAGTGGTTTGTTGGAGGATTTGATAGGGGAATCTGAGGCTTTGAAGGATAAATTCGAAGGGAAATCTGCATGGAACGATATTGAAGGGGCTGTAGTTGGAAATTTGCATGATCCATCAGATTATAGCTTTGGGAATGGGAGTGTTTCATCTGAAAATAACTATGAAG GCATCGATAACAAAGCAGAAGGTAATGTGATCATTGGTGTAGATGATGATTTGTTAATCAATCTTCTTGATAATTTCCCGATGGCTGTTCCGATTCCGGATTGGAATGAAGAGAATAATGGGCAATTAGTACCCTTTAATTTGACCCATGGTACAAGCGGAGAGATAGAAAGTCAAACCAAAGATTCAAGGTACAACCCAGATGCAGCCTCCTCTGGGCTATCAGAACAAGAAAGGAACTGTGGTCATTGCCTTTGGAATAACATGCCTAGTATTTACTAA